The window ATCTGCGGTACCCTGGTACCAGCTGTCATTCTCTACATTTTGCTCAGCAGCCAGAATATCAACAAATCCTTTGCTGAAGATATCAAAGTGGTAAGAATTCTTGATATGAGAATTGAGTGACGCGGAATTAAACTGCGTTAAAACCAGGATTTTATTCAATCCTGAATTCAGACAGTTGGAAATAGGAATATCCACCAGTCTGTATTTTCCTGCGATAGGAACAGCCGGTTTGGATCTGGAATACGTTAACGGGAATAGTCTTGTCCCTCTGCCTCCTCCTAAAACAATGGAGATTACATTTCGATTCATAGATATTTTGCGCTTTTTTAATTTATTAAGTTTACGTTTCGGTTCTTAGTGTTTACGGCTGCTTTAAAGCATTCTTTATTTCATATTTAAATTCAAATCAGCTATTATATAAAGCTATGTATTTTTCTGCAGATTTCTCCCATGCAAAATCAAAATTCATGTTGGCATGAATAAGCTCTTCCATCATCCCTTTTTGATTATAAATGGCCATAGCCCTGTTCATCGCATGAACAATATCATCCACACCGGGATAAGTAAAGTTCAGTCCTGCACCTCCGGTTGAGATATCTTCTACGGTATCTCTGAGCCCTCCGGTATATCTTACCACCGGAACAGTTCCGTATCTCATGGAATACATCTGATTCAATCCGCAGGGCTCTACTCTGGAAGGCATCAGAAGAAAATCTGCCGAGGCATATATTTTATGGGAAAGATGTTCTTTATATCCTAAATCCAGGGCAAAATTGGTATAGGTATAGTCGTATTCCTTTAATTTATTTTCAATATAAGTGTTTCCTGAACCGAGAATCATAATATTTAAAGCCCCGTAGCTTTGCTTAATGCTTCTCCAGACTACATCCGGCAGGAAGTCTGCTCCTTTTTCCGTAGCGAATCTTCCGATAAAGGCAAACAGAGGAAGTTCGGGTTTTAAACCATATTCTTTACAGAGTTTTTCTTTATTTTTCTTTTTCTGAGCGACTGCATTTTGGATGTTAAAATTAAAATCCAGCATCGGATCGGTTTCAGGGTTCCAGACTTCGGTGTCAATACCGTTGATAATTCCATAGGCTTTGCCGAATTCCTGGCGAACCAGGCTTTCCAGTCCGCGGAAGCTTATGAAAAGTTCTTCAAGATATCCTTCAGAAACGGTTGTAAATGCATTGGCGCATTTAATCATACTTGCCAGCGGATTCATGAAACCGTTCCAATCCATCAACCCCCATTTGTATGGATCAAATGAAGGCATATATTGTGCCATATTCCAGCTCATCATCCCTTGATATTCCCCGTTATGAATAGTTCCTATTGTTTTTACGCCTTTTAAGAATTCAAATTCATAGCAATTTTCTATCATAAAAGGAACCAGCCCGGTATGATAATCATGACAATGAAGTACGTCAGGACGTATTTTCATTGCTGACAGCCAATGCAGCACCCCATGCTGAAAGGCCATAAACTGGAAATTTTCATCCTGATATCCGTAAGGATTATCCCGGTCTAATAATCCGGGAATTTTTACCATATACAACTCAAACCCCAGAACGTTTGTTTTTTCTTTCAATACCTGAACCTGCAGCATATTATGCGCCTGATGAATAAACCCATCAAAAACCAGTTCAAATTCATGATCATAAACAAAGGTTTTATTGTACCAGGGCATCACTACCTTCGCATCGATTCCTTTTATTTTGTTCTGATATTTCGGGAGTGCTCCCACTACATCTGCCAGACCGCCTACTTTTGCTACAGGATAACATTCTGTACTTAAATGATAAATAACCATTCTTTATCTCTTGTGTTTAATTCTATGTAATTTATACTTTTTATCTTTCTTCTGTCGTAAAATAACTCCGGCCAATGGCGGAAGCTTCAAGGTCATTGTTTTGGGGTGCCCTCTCCATTCTTCATACTTTTCCTCCAGGATTTCAGGCACTACTCCGCTTCCACTGTATTTTTCATCATCGGAGTTTAAAATAACCTCCCAGTGTGTTCCTGCAGGAATCCCGATTTTATAATCCAAAACCTGAGGTGCCAGATTTAAAATAACCATCAGGACATCATCTTTTCTTTTTCCTTTTCTCAGGTATATGTACACTGAGTTTTCAAGATCATCTGCTTCTACCCATTCAAAACCCTGTTTATCAAACTGATTTTCGTAAAAGGCAGTTTCTGATGTATACAAATGATTCAGATCTTTCACCACCTCCTGCATTCCCTTATGAACAGGATATTCCAGTAAATGCCAGTCGAGACTTCTGGTAAAATTCCACTCACTGGTCTGCCCAAATTCATCGCCCATAAAAAGAAGCTTGGCTCCCGGGTGGGTATACATATATACATACAAGGCACGCAGATTGGCAAATTTCTGCCATTCATCACCTTTCATTTTATAGATCAGGCTTGCTTTTCCATGTACGACTTCATCGTGTGACAGAGGCATCATATAATTTTCATTATACATATACATAGAGGCAAAGGTGAGTTTATGATGATGAAATTTACGGTTAGGAAAATCTTCTTTGAAATAATCCAGCGTGTCATGCATCCATCCCATCATCCATTTCATTCCAAATCCTACGCCCCCGTCATGAACGGGCTTTGTAAGCAAGGGAAAATCTGAGCTCTCTTCTGCTATGGTGATGATATTATCCCCAAATTCCTTATAAACTGCTGTATTAAATTCCTGCAGAAAGGTTTTCGCTTCAAGGTTTACATTAGTTCCGTATATATTAGGTTCCCATTCTCCTTCATTTCTTGAATAATCCAGGTGAAGCATTGAAGTTACGGCATCTACCCGGAGTCCATCTGCATGATAGCGGTCCAGCCAGAACATCGCATTGGAAATCAGAAAAGATTTGACTTCATTTCTTCCGTAGTTGAAAATATGTGATTTCCAGTCCGGATGGAATCCTTTTCTCGGATCTTCATGTTCATAGAGATAGGATCCGTCAAAACGGTGAAGCCCGTTGGCATCTCCCGGAAAATGGGACGGAACCCAGTCCAGAATCACCCCAATGCCGTTTCTATGAAGTTCATCAATCAGAAACATGAGATCCTGCGGTGAGCCAAAGCGTGATGTTGCCGCATAAAATCCGGTAATCTGATATCCCCAGCTTGGCTCGTAAGGATATTCCATCACGGGCATCAATTCTACATGGGTAAATCCCATCTCTATACTATAAGGAACCAGTTTTTTGGCAATATCCCTGTAATTTAAAAAACGCTGGGGCTGATCTCCCTCCCTTACCCATGAACCTAAATGCAGTTCATAAACGGATATGGGAGCACTAAGCCTGTTTTTTTGCCAGCGGCTGTCCATCCATTCCTTGTCATCCCATTCATACCAGGTGGTAGAGACCAGAGAAGCGGCCTGGATATTCTGTTCCCAGCTCAATGCATAGGGATCACTTTTCTCCAGAATTTCACCACCGGGAGTTTCAATAGCATATTTATACAATGTCCCCCAGGTTAATCCTTCAATAAATCCTTCCCAAATTCCGGATTCGTCCCATCTTGGAAACAGAATATGATCTTTATGATTCCAGTTATTAAAATTCCCGATCACGGAAACTTTCTTTGCATTGGGTGCCCATACTGAAAAATAGACTCCTTTTACACCATCTTTTTCCGCAGAATGGGCACCAAACTTACCATACAGCTTATAATGCCTGCCTTCTTTAAAAAGATACACATCATGATCGGTGAAAAGCGTGTAGGTTTTAACAGAATTCATCAAGATCAGTTTATATTTATAATTTCTCTGAAACTACGAAAAATACTGACAATAGCGATTAATAATTCATCAAATAATCATCAATATCATTTCGTGTTTTGTCTTACTACCAAATATATCATTTTTTACCTCATATTTTTATCATTTCAAAACAATCTTTTTTTATAAATTTAGCATCACTATTTTATTAAACACATACGATGAGGTTTGAACTTTATACAGAAGAAAAAGATGACAGGCCGGTATTTATCACCGGAAATTTCAACAGCTGGAATCCTAAAGATTACAATTTCCAGCTCAAACAAACAGATTCCTCCCATTATTTTATAGAAATTGATGACCAGATCCTTGCTGAAGAAATTGATTACAAATTCACTAAAGGAGGCTGGGAAAATGTGGAGCTGGATCAGTATGGAAGCATAACACCTAACCGGAAAGTAAAAAAATCAGCAGGTAAAACTTCTGATACCGTACAGAAATGGAGATTAAACTGGGGGCCCTTCAAAGAAGAATATTATCCTATTGCGGAAGTTATTTCAGAAAATTTTTACATTCCGCAACTTGACCGTTACCGTAAAGTCTGGGCGCTGCTTCCTTATGATTACCATACGACGGATAAAAGATATCCTGTTTTATACCTTCAGGATGCCCAAAACCTGTTCAGTGAAGGAAGTGGGTTCGGGAATTGGGAAATCGACAAAAAACTATCTATCCTTGCAGAATATGGCCGTGGCGACCTGATCATCATTGCCATAGAACATGGCAGCGAGGAAAGAATCAAAGAATATATTTTTGATAATGATCATGTAGCCAACGGTTCTGAAGGAAAAAAATACATCCGCTTTATTGCAGATACTTTGAAGCCTTATGTAGACGAAAATTACAGAACCAAAAAAGACCGTGACAATACCGGAATCGGGGGAAGTTCATTAGGTGCGCTCATCAGCATATACAGCGGATTTCTTTATCCGGAAGTCTACTCCAAGCTGTTGATCTTCTCTCCGTCTCTTTGGGTAGAACCCAATAACAACTTCCCGATGATGAACTTCAGAGTGCCTTATAAAACAAAAATTTACCTCTATGGAGGTGCACAGGAAGGCTCTAAGATGGTCAAAAGAATCCATATTTTTGAAGAGTACCTGAAGAGATGGGAAGAGAAAAAGCTTTTTGATTTTGAGTTTAAAACCAATATCAATCCTGAAGGAACCCATAATGAATTTTACTGGTCACAAGAGTTCCCAAGAGCTATAGAATGGCTGTTCTATAATAATACAGAAAACCCTGTAGAAGTAAAACCACAGCAACAAAGTACTAAAAACTAAATGCATAAAATTGCTGAAGATAATTTTCAGTCAGCAATGATCTGTGACTTTAGAAAAAATACCCTCTATTTATGAAACTAATCAATAAAAAAAACAAAAATTACACGCAGATCTTCCACCTCTTTACCGAGGAAGAATGGGCGAAAAACGGCAAAAATTTCAATAAAAATATTTCTGTTTTTTTCACGGGAAAAAAATATGAAGTTTTCGTGAACGCTCACGAGGAAGGCATTACCTATTTCATTGGGTTAGGGAAATCTACCCTGCAAAATTTCGAAATCCAGCAGGTAGCTGCCAAATTCTCACAGACCCAGAAAGAAAAACTGCAGGCAGTCCCTACCCTGACTCTCGCTGATTTTCTGAATGAAAAACAATTTGAGGAATTTGTAACAGGACTTCTGGCAGGAACATACAACTATCCTTTTGATAAAAAACATGCTTTCTGGAACACCAGGTTTGAATTACATTTTGAAAATTTAAGCCAGAAAAAGCTGGATCACATCAGCCATAAAACAGAAGCTCTGATTAACGGACAAACTGCCTGCCAGGAATGGCTCAACAAACCTGCTAACCTGAAAAAACCGGATATCTTAAGTGCCTATCTTAAAAACCTGGCTAAAAAACATGAATTAAAATATAGTGTTTTTAACAGAAAGAAATGTGAGGAGCTAGGATTAGGAGCTTATCTCTCCGTTAATCAGGGAAGTGCTTATGATGCCGCTTTTACGATTTTAGAATATAAAACTACGGTGAAAAATGCCAAAACCTTCGGGCTGGTAGGTAAATGCGTCTTGTTTGATACCGGGGGAATATCAATAAAAAATTCTGCCAACCTACACTATATGAAGTCTGATATGGGAGGTGCTACAGCTGTAATAGGAACATTAATTTATGCCGCGGAAATGCAGCTTCCTGTAAACATCATTGCAGTACTTCCTATTACGGACAATGCTATTTCCGAGAAAGCCCTTCTTCCGAGTGATGTAATCACCGCTTACAACGGAAAAACCATCGAAGTGCTTGATACGGACGCAGAGGGCCGGTTAATCCTTGCAGACGGACTGTCTTATCTTTCTAAAAATTACAAAACAGATTTCCTGATTGATCTGGCTACTTTAACCGGAAGCTCGGTAAGAATGTTTGGAGATACCTGCGCGGCCATGTTCTCCAATAATGAAGAATTGAAAAATAATCTGATCAAAACCGGAGATACAACCAATCAGAGGGTTTGGAATCTTCCATTATGGGAGGTATGGAAAGACGATATTCAGTCAGATGTGGCAGATATGAAAAACATCTCTTTAAAACCAATCGGAGACTGTATTATTGCGGCCAAATTTTTAGAACAATTCACTGAAAACCACCCTAAATGGGCACATTTGGATATTGCAGGAGTAGCCTTTGGGAATGTAGGCTATGCCAAAGAAAAAGCAGCCACCGGTTATGGGGTTCAGCTTCTCGTGAATTTAATTGAAAATTATCACTAAAAATTAGTTTTTTACAAAAAAACTCTGTATAATTGATTAGTGAATTTTCAAAACCGCATGATATTTCATTGTTTAGTATTAATGAAATAATAAACAAATGCTTTTATTTTTGAAAATTCACTAAATCTTAAAAAACATTATATGGAGAAGAAAACTATTGTGTGTATTTCGTGCTATTACAAAGGCTACGATTTTATGGACGAGATGAAGAAACTCGGCAATAAACTACCCCGAGGCAAGCCTCGAGGTATTGGTCAATCCCATAGCTTGAGTTGTTCGCCGTGGATTTTTTTATATTCTTTTTCTTTTCCTTGATTTTCAATATACTTCCGTATAACATCTTTATTTCCATATTGACCAACAGTATTAACATAATAACCGCTCGTCCATAAATTCCCTCCCCATAAAATCCTTTTTATTTCTGGATGATTTTTAAATAACTCTCGTGCGCTCAAACTTTTTATAATCGTTACTAACTTGGAAACTGACATGCTTGGAACACTTTGAACTAAAAAATGAACATGATCCGACTCATATCCAATCTCTACAAATTGAACTTCGTAACGTTCTGAAATTCCAACACAAATGAATTGAAGACTCTCTCCTATCTCTTTTGTTAAAACTTCTCTCCTATATTTCATTGGAAAAACCAAATGGTATAAAAGCAAGCTCTTATTGTGTCTTTTGTAAATATGCTCATCCACAGATCAAATTTACACTTTTTCAAAGTGTTATGAAAAACCCTCCGTTTTTCAAACTTTTCCGCTTTGACCCCGAGGCAAGCCTCGAGGTATTCTCTTCGAATAAAATCATCCTCGTAACTTCGGAAAACCTCAAAGAAAAGGACTGGCCATGGCATGCCATTGAGGAAACCTTTTATATGCCTGAACTTAAACCGTCTGTATGGAATCTGGAGCATCTTATTCAGGGATTTTCCCATCTGATGAAAACCAGAAAAGTAGATGCGGTAGTAGCTTTGGATGATTATGACGTAGAAAAAGCAGCATTAATCAGAGAAACGTTCCGTATTCCCGGGATGGGACAGACTACCCACCGATATTTCAGAGACAAACTGGCCATGCGCCAAAAAGCAAAAGATTCCGGGATCAGCGTTCCTGAATTTACCGCGGTATTCAATGACAATGAAGTGAATGAATTCACAGACCGCGTTCCGGCACCATGGGTATTGAAACCCCGTTCCGAAGCCTCCGCATCGGGAATCAAAAAAATAACTTCCAAAGAACAGCTTTACGAGGCATTGGAAACCTTGGGGGAAGAACGTCATCTTTTTTTACTGGAAAGCTTTAAACCAGGAGACGTCTATCATGTGGACAGCCTTACTTTTAATCAAAAAATTGTATTCACTTCTTCCTCTAAATACCTTGCTCCTCCTATGCAGGTTTCTCATGATGGCGGAGTATTCAGATCCAAAACTTTAGGAAGATATTCCGAAGAATTTAAGGCATTGGAAGAAATCAACGCCAGTGTACTTTCTAATTTCGGACTGATGAACGGGGCTACCCATACAGAATTTATCCGGGGAAAAGAAGACGGAAAATGGTACTTCCTTGAAACGTCCTCACGGGTTGGAGGTGCTCATATTCCTGATCTGGTAGAAGCTTCAAGCGGCATCAATATCTGGAGAGAATGGGCTAAGATTGAAGATGCTCTTTTAAGAGGAAAAGATTACAGTGTATCTCCTCCTACAGGATACTATTCCGGACTGATTGTCGCATTGATCAAAGATAAAGAACCGAACTACAGCAGCTTTGAGTGTGAGGAAGTTGTAAAATTCCTTCCTATAGATTATCACGTAGGAATCGTCTACAAATCCAACGACGCCTCCATTGTAGAAGAAAGACTGGATTCTGCCGCAGAGATGATTCAAGCGGATATGCTGAATATCTTACCTCCCAAAAGCACCAAGCTCAGCTCCTGAATCATGAAGTCTCATATTGATTTTCAAAATGTTATTGAATTCATAATATGTAATTTACGGGAGAATTCATTCCGAAACGTAATTTAGAGAACCTTAATTCCGAAAAATAGCAGAATAAGCATATTATCAGTTCATTGATTCAAGCAATGCCAATCAACCGGATATTGTAGAAAAAGATCAGCCTGGAGGAATTAAATTTATCAAATTAATACAATTAAACACAAAAAAATGCCTCATATAGAACATACAGATTACTATTCAAATATACTGGGAACAAGCCTGAAGGTAGAAGTGACCGGGCATTACGGCCATCCTATCATCATGTTTCCTACTTCCCAGGGACAATACACCCAAAACCATGATTTTCATCTTAACGGAAGCATTAACTGGTTTGTAGAACAGGGAAAAGTAAAGCTTTATAATATACAGACCATCGACAGCTGGAGTTTTTATGATGATAAAATTTCTCCTCAGCAAAGAATAAGAAACTACGAAAGGTACGTAGAGTTTCTGATCAAGGAATTTGTGCCTTATATTCAGAAACTTCACAAAACGCATCGCGTAGCCGTAGCCGGAGCAAGTTTCGGCGGATACCATGCCGCCAATTTTGCCTTCAGGTTCCCGGATGTGGTTTCCCATCTGTTTTGCCTTTCCGGAGCTTTCAGCATAAGAAATTTCATGGATGGCTATTCTGATGAAATGGTGTACTTCAACTGCCCAAGAGAATTTGTAAGAAATGATGAAGCCTGGAAATACAAACATATGCATATCGTTCTGAGCACTTCTGATCAGGACATCTGCAGAGAAAAAAATGTAGAAATGGCAGAAATCTTAAGACTGAAAGGCATAGATTTCTGGTATGACGAAAGAAAATGGATAGGCCACGACTGGCCTTTATGGAGAATGGTCTTCCCTACCTTTATAGGGGCATTCTTCTCTTAAAACAATAAAAAACAAATAGAAAAAAATACATCCATCTTAAAAAACAAAAATTATGACAAAAAAAGTAGGAATTCTTTTCGGTATGGAAGACACGTTTCCCTGGGCATTTATAGATAAAGTAAATGAATTGGGAGGTGGAGAAATCGTGGCTGAACCCGTTACTATAGATAAACTGGAGCAGGGCGCAGATTATGGCTATGCAGTGATCATCGACAGAATTTCGCAGGACGTTCCCTTTTACAGAGCTTATCTGAAAAATGCAGCACTTAACGGTACTTATGTAATCAACAATCCGTTTTGGTGGAGTGCAGACGAGAAATTTTTCAATAATGCCCTGATGTCTAAGCTGGGAATTCCGCTTCCTAAAACGGTTTTGCTTCCGTCACACGAAAGACCGGAGAACACTTCAGAAACTTCATTCAGAAATCTGAAATTTCCGCATGATTGGGAATATATTTTCAATTATGTAGGATTTCCGGCATACATGAAGCCACACGACGGCGGCGGCTGGAAAAGTGTTTACAGAGTAGAAAACCCGGATGATCTTTGGAATAAACTGGGGGAAACGGAACAGCTGGTGATGATGGTGCAGGAAGAAATTGTCTTTGATGACTATTACAGAGTATACTGTCTGGGTAGAAAATATGTTCATATCATGCCTTATGAGCCTAGAAATGCCCCACATTTGAGATATGCCACAACCCACCAGACCCAAGGGAAAGAACTTGAAAAATTACTGAAAACCATTCATGATTATACCATTACCATGAATGAAGCTTTGGGCTATGACTTCAATACGGTAGAATTTGCTGTAAGAGACGGTATTCCTTATGCCATCGACTTCTGTAATCCGGCTCCGGATGCGGATAGAAATTCTGTAGGAGAAGAAAATTTCGCATGGATTATAGAGCATGCTGCCAAACTGGCTATAGAAAAGGCTAAAGATTATGTTCCGGGAAAACCGAATATTGCCTGGGGAACCTTTGTGAAGGATTCCATTAAATAACATTAAAAAAATAAAAAAACACAATAAAAAAATGCATCATCAGTTTACTATTGGAATTGAAGAGGAATATCAGATCATTGATGTGGAAAGCAGAGATCTTGTTTCTCACGTTTCAAAAATCATTGAAGGCGGCAAAGCTGTTCTGAGTGAAAACTTAAAGCACGAAATGCACGAATCCATGATTGAAATGGAAACAGGGATCTGCCAGAATATTCAGGAAGCCCGAGCAGAATTAACGAATTTAAGACGTCATCTTATCAATACCGCCCACGAGCAGGGACTTCGTGTTTCCGGAGGCGGCACTCACCCCTTCTCGCATTGGTCTGACAACAATATCACTCAGGGAGAACGATATATCAAGATCGTAGATGATATGGGAGATGTAGCCCGCGAAAACCTTATTTTCGGGCTGCACGTTCACATTGGAATTCCCAACCGTGAAGAAGGCGTAAGAATTCAGAACGTCATGCGTTATTTCCTTCCTCACGTGTATGCGCTTTCTACCAATTCGCCATTCTGGATCGGAAGGTACACAGGTTTTAAATCGTACAGACAGGAAATTTTCGTAAAATTCCCAAGAACCGGTATCCCGAGCTATTTTAACTCACTGGCAGAATTTGACAGCTATGTAGATCTTCTGGTAAAAACAGGAACTATCGACAATGCCAAGAAAATCTGGTGGGATCTTCGCGTACACCCATTCTATCCTACGATTGAATTCAGGATCTGCGATATGCCTCTAAGAATAGATGAAACGGTATGTCTTGCAGCCATTATGCAGAGCCTTGTCGCTAAAATTTATAAACTTCATCAGCAGAACCTGAGCTTCAGAAGCTACAGAAGACTTCTTTTGAATGAAAATAAGTGGCGCGCCTCAAAAAGCGGTATAGAAGCTCATCTGATTGATTTCGGAAAAGAAGAATCTGTACCTTATCCTCATTTATTAAAAGAACTTTTAGAGTTTATTGATGATGTCGTAGATGACTTAGGATGCCGTCATGAAGTAGAGTACGCATGGAAAATCCTGGAAAACGGAACCGGAGCAGACCGACAGCTTCAGATCTTTAAGGAAACCGGTGATCTGACGAAAGTAGTTGATTATATGATCTCTGAAACAGAGTATGGTATCACGCATGGTGAACCAGCTTCATAAATATTTTTGGTAACTTTGCAAAAAATATGATGTAATGAAAGATATTCGAATTGCGCTGCTGGACATGAACAACAATCATGTGAACCAAGGCTTCAGAAACATTAAAGAAATTTCCGAAGCATTTCAGCAGCACTCTGAAGAAAATGTGGTCATCAAAACATTTGATGTGAGATTTAAAGATGAAATGCCGGAGATTGGAGATTTTGATATTTTTATTTCTTCCGGCGGACCGGGAAATCCACATCGTGAAGGTCATGACTGGGAAGACAGATTTGCCCATTTTCTAGACGCTGTTCTGGAACATAATACCTACAATGAAGATAAAAAATACCTTTTCCTGATCTGCCATTCTTTCCAGCTGGCAAGCATTCACTGGAATCTGGGAAATATCTGCAAAAGGAAGTCTTACTCTTTCGGAGTAATGCCTGTTCACAAAACGGATGAAGGTAAAGAAGAATTTTTATTCAAAAATCTTCAGGATCCTTTTTATGCAGTAGATTCCAGAGCCTATCAGTTTATAGAGCCCAATCACGCCCGTTTTGAAGAACTTGGAATGACCGTGATGGCAATAGAAAAATTCCGTCCTCATATCAATCTGGAAAGAGCGGTAATGGCAGTTCGTTTTTCGGAAGAAATATTCGGAACCCAGTTTCACCCTGAAGCCAATCCTGAATCGCTGATCGAAAACCTGAAAGATGAAAAAAACAGAGAAGCCATGATTGAAAACTTCGGTATGGAGAAATATCTTGAAACGATGGACAGAATAGATGATGAAGACAAAATTATCCTGACCCGAAACCAGATCCTTCCGAGATTCCTTCAGTTCGCAAAAAAAAACATTTTGAAAGAAGCTGAATCTTTGGCTTAAAAGAGACTGGAGCTGGAAGAAGGAGTCTGGAAGTTATTCTCAATCTCAGAATGGAAAACTTCCCTCTCCCGACTTCCCTCTTCCAGCTCCCTATAGCAATCGGGCAGAAATGCTCGTTTTTTTTTTAACCTCACAAAGAAAAAAAATTATGATTCCAAAATACAGAAAGCAATTTAATCAGGAGTTTTCGGAGGAAAAATACAGTCAGTTAAAAGATATATTACTGCAAAAAGGTGGGATAGCTCCTACTTTCAGAGTTTCAGAAAGTCCTCTTTTTCTTACCAAAGAATTTGAGGCCAAACTTATAGACGCCAGCGAAAGCATCATCAGCCAGATTAAGGCTATGCCAAAAGAAGCCCTTCAGAGAGCCATC of the Chryseobacterium aureum genome contains:
- a CDS encoding glycogen synthase, translated to MVIYHLSTECYPVAKVGGLADVVGALPKYQNKIKGIDAKVVMPWYNKTFVYDHEFELVFDGFIHQAHNMLQVQVLKEKTNVLGFELYMVKIPGLLDRDNPYGYQDENFQFMAFQHGVLHWLSAMKIRPDVLHCHDYHTGLVPFMIENCYEFEFLKGVKTIGTIHNGEYQGMMSWNMAQYMPSFDPYKWGLMDWNGFMNPLASMIKCANAFTTVSEGYLEELFISFRGLESLVRQEFGKAYGIINGIDTEVWNPETDPMLDFNFNIQNAVAQKKKNKEKLCKEYGLKPELPLFAFIGRFATEKGADFLPDVVWRSIKQSYGALNIMILGSGNTYIENKLKEYDYTYTNFALDLGYKEHLSHKIYASADFLLMPSRVEPCGLNQMYSMRYGTVPVVRYTGGLRDTVEDISTGGAGLNFTYPGVDDIVHAMNRAMAIYNQKGMMEELIHANMNFDFAWEKSAEKYIALYNS
- the glgB gene encoding 1,4-alpha-glucan branching protein GlgB, with translation MNSVKTYTLFTDHDVYLFKEGRHYKLYGKFGAHSAEKDGVKGVYFSVWAPNAKKVSVIGNFNNWNHKDHILFPRWDESGIWEGFIEGLTWGTLYKYAIETPGGEILEKSDPYALSWEQNIQAASLVSTTWYEWDDKEWMDSRWQKNRLSAPISVYELHLGSWVREGDQPQRFLNYRDIAKKLVPYSIEMGFTHVELMPVMEYPYEPSWGYQITGFYAATSRFGSPQDLMFLIDELHRNGIGVILDWVPSHFPGDANGLHRFDGSYLYEHEDPRKGFHPDWKSHIFNYGRNEVKSFLISNAMFWLDRYHADGLRVDAVTSMLHLDYSRNEGEWEPNIYGTNVNLEAKTFLQEFNTAVYKEFGDNIITIAEESSDFPLLTKPVHDGGVGFGMKWMMGWMHDTLDYFKEDFPNRKFHHHKLTFASMYMYNENYMMPLSHDEVVHGKASLIYKMKGDEWQKFANLRALYVYMYTHPGAKLLFMGDEFGQTSEWNFTRSLDWHLLEYPVHKGMQEVVKDLNHLYTSETAFYENQFDKQGFEWVEADDLENSVYIYLRKGKRKDDVLMVILNLAPQVLDYKIGIPAGTHWEVILNSDDEKYSGSGVVPEILEEKYEEWRGHPKTMTLKLPPLAGVILRQKKDKKYKLHRIKHKR
- a CDS encoding alpha/beta hydrolase-fold protein, which translates into the protein MRFELYTEEKDDRPVFITGNFNSWNPKDYNFQLKQTDSSHYFIEIDDQILAEEIDYKFTKGGWENVELDQYGSITPNRKVKKSAGKTSDTVQKWRLNWGPFKEEYYPIAEVISENFYIPQLDRYRKVWALLPYDYHTTDKRYPVLYLQDAQNLFSEGSGFGNWEIDKKLSILAEYGRGDLIIIAIEHGSEERIKEYIFDNDHVANGSEGKKYIRFIADTLKPYVDENYRTKKDRDNTGIGGSSLGALISIYSGFLYPEVYSKLLIFSPSLWVEPNNNFPMMNFRVPYKTKIYLYGGAQEGSKMVKRIHIFEEYLKRWEEKKLFDFEFKTNINPEGTHNEFYWSQEFPRAIEWLFYNNTENPVEVKPQQQSTKN
- a CDS encoding leucyl aminopeptidase family protein: MKLINKKNKNYTQIFHLFTEEEWAKNGKNFNKNISVFFTGKKYEVFVNAHEEGITYFIGLGKSTLQNFEIQQVAAKFSQTQKEKLQAVPTLTLADFLNEKQFEEFVTGLLAGTYNYPFDKKHAFWNTRFELHFENLSQKKLDHISHKTEALINGQTACQEWLNKPANLKKPDILSAYLKNLAKKHELKYSVFNRKKCEELGLGAYLSVNQGSAYDAAFTILEYKTTVKNAKTFGLVGKCVLFDTGGISIKNSANLHYMKSDMGGATAVIGTLIYAAEMQLPVNIIAVLPITDNAISEKALLPSDVITAYNGKTIEVLDTDAEGRLILADGLSYLSKNYKTDFLIDLATLTGSSVRMFGDTCAAMFSNNEELKNNLIKTGDTTNQRVWNLPLWEVWKDDIQSDVADMKNISLKPIGDCIIAAKFLEQFTENHPKWAHLDIAGVAFGNVGYAKEKAATGYGVQLLVNLIENYH
- the tnpA gene encoding IS200/IS605 family transposase; this translates as MDEHIYKRHNKSLLLYHLVFPMKYRREVLTKEIGESLQFICVGISERYEVQFVEIGYESDHVHFLVQSVPSMSVSKLVTIIKSLSARELFKNHPEIKRILWGGNLWTSGYYVNTVGQYGNKDVIRKYIENQGKEKEYKKIHGEQLKLWD
- a CDS encoding ATP-grasp domain-containing protein, translating into MKNPPFFKLFRFDPEASLEVFSSNKIILVTSENLKEKDWPWHAIEETFYMPELKPSVWNLEHLIQGFSHLMKTRKVDAVVALDDYDVEKAALIRETFRIPGMGQTTHRYFRDKLAMRQKAKDSGISVPEFTAVFNDNEVNEFTDRVPAPWVLKPRSEASASGIKKITSKEQLYEALETLGEERHLFLLESFKPGDVYHVDSLTFNQKIVFTSSSKYLAPPMQVSHDGGVFRSKTLGRYSEEFKALEEINASVLSNFGLMNGATHTEFIRGKEDGKWYFLETSSRVGGAHIPDLVEASSGINIWREWAKIEDALLRGKDYSVSPPTGYYSGLIVALIKDKEPNYSSFECEEVVKFLPIDYHVGIVYKSNDASIVEERLDSAAEMIQADMLNILPPKSTKLSS
- a CDS encoding alpha/beta hydrolase-fold protein produces the protein MPHIEHTDYYSNILGTSLKVEVTGHYGHPIIMFPTSQGQYTQNHDFHLNGSINWFVEQGKVKLYNIQTIDSWSFYDDKISPQQRIRNYERYVEFLIKEFVPYIQKLHKTHRVAVAGASFGGYHAANFAFRFPDVVSHLFCLSGAFSIRNFMDGYSDEMVYFNCPREFVRNDEAWKYKHMHIVLSTSDQDICREKNVEMAEILRLKGIDFWYDERKWIGHDWPLWRMVFPTFIGAFFS